GAAGCCCTCTTAAATCAGACATCTGTTGCATGTTATGGTCATGGGCGctaaacatttttgtctttcacacacaaacacttgtaCATCCACTTCATCAATGTCCACTATGGGCTGGAGTGCATTCATCTGCTGTAAGCAACTCACCTCAAAACTTTCTTAACACCATTTAATTTACATTCTTTACACAGTTTAACTACTTGCTTATTCTTTGACTGATTGGTTTTTCCAATATATGTAGTATTTTTCAACAGCTCACATGTTTGAGCTTCCCAACAGGATTTGAATTCACAAACCTGAAAGACTCAAAATCATTTCCTGCTTTCAactacacaaaaacaaattaaaggcAATACAGAATACAGGGAAATTACCATTCTCAAGAAAGCAAGTCTCAGTTCATTGTCATACTGCACTTCAAttttgaatgtttaaaaaatgtattaaaaaaaaccccTGTGTGCTCTCCATACTAATTGGCAGTAGTAATGTGTCATAAATTAGTTAAAACTTGCTAAAACACTgatattaatactcaaattgTTTTAGTTTGATTTCCCAGATATGTGAGCAATCCCATTAATCATTTAACATCTGTTTGGTTCGAGATGGTCCTCTTCCCTTGTactgtgttttatgatgatagTAGAATTCTCTGTAATTTTTTATGATGATAGTAGAATTCTCTGTAATTTTCCATACCATTGTATGCAAAGGTTCCTCCAACATATTCCCAGAAAATCTGTTGCATCATGGCAGCTAGGTTGACCTTAGCATTTTATAatataactatttttttttcagttgaagCTTGCGCAGCCAACCATTTTACTGTTAGAATGATTAAGCTTTTACTTGGAAGATTCCCAAAGACTTCCAGTTAGTTGAATTACCATTATGATTTGTGGTAAAATCACACCTCATTTCGTTGTAATGTAGCATGGCAGTTGGAACACactaaatgagaaaaagaaaacgaaTGTACCACTGGCATTGTAAAGGCCTCAGCAACACTTGCCAATGCTCAAAATAgttgtttatgtatgtatagtTGTGTATTAGTTTATGGTCCAGATCATAGGATGGCCTTTTTCCTGCACTGGCTTCATCGACTgtagttttctttacaaaccCTCTTAAAGCCCAGtgatcataaaaaaacaaatcttgtAAGATATATCTGTTATGTGATGAAACGACTGGTGATATGTTATAGTGTGGAATAGACTGAACTCTGTGGTTTCACCTTTAGGAATGTCATCACTCAGTACATCCAGGAAGTCGATAGCTGGGTTCAAATCACCCATTTCCAGGATGGATTTCTTCTTCAGATTCTTTGCCTCGCTGAAGTGAAGGAAGTTGGCAAGCTTCGCTGCTTCTGAGTGAGACAGACCTGAGGAACAATGCACATTGGCAAGTAATTCAAATGAATCACAGCAAAGATGATGCAATTTTACAGTCAAATGATGTCAGAATATACACAGACATGCATATGTTTACAAAGTAGGGGTAAGCAAGGTAACCACGTAATTTTGAgaagtgtttttcctaaaaatGTTTTGTCCACTTAAATATAAATACCAAATTTGACGCCTTATCTGGGTCACTCGCATGCCGCAGAGGATGTTAACACTCCAcaatgagacacagacacacacaccatgtgggAGTGATATAAATATTTACCACCAAAGCTGCGGTTCATCTGGACAAGACCATGTGGACTCTTGACGAAGGCTCCACGTGGTACCACGGACGCTTCATCGTCAATCTGATGAACTGTCACTGCCAGCCGGCTCTCCTCGTTGACTTTAGTCTGAAACCAAGAACAGCCAGTTACTAAGTTGGAATTTTATGGCTGTGGTGTTGTAGATAGCGTTGATATCAGCCAGAAATGGACAGATTCAATTCTCTTCTGCACTAATTCTTCATGAAGAAAAACACTTGTTTGTTGCAGAGATAGTTGACCTTTTTTGTATGATTAATTGTGGTCACATCACCCTTGTTTTAGGTTTAGTTATAATTTTACTTGCAtactaaaatatttttctttgtatAGCTAGATGGCTGGATTTATATTTTTCAACTCGTCCCTTGCTCTGATACAGTACTACTGACTATAATAATGACACTATGTCTTGAGTTTCATCTGACAGCTCAATATTTTCACTATGTTGAATTTACAACTATACAGTATTGATGATACTTACCACTACCTCTTCTGTAGTGTCATCCTCTCCTTGCCTGCGGATCTCAATGTGCTCATACACATATGAGGGGTCTCCTATGAAGCGACTCTTGATTTTGGACGCTTTCTCGATCATAGATTGTGTGGCAGGAGGGAGCAGGAACCAGTCCATGCAGTTGAAGCTGGAGATAGCAAACCAAAGGACACACAAACAGGTATTTTACACCGCCAAGGGCAGACATAAAGTAGCTACAATGAAACAGAATCACAGTTGAGGCTATTTTACCTATAGAGATTCTTTTTATCCTGCAGTTCATCTTCTCCTTTCCCCTGAGCGATAAAATAATCCTCCTTTAAACCCAATATTTTGCCCCAAAACAAGACTCGATGGAACTTGTAGTTTTTCTTCAGGATCACCAATGAAGTCTGCAGTGCGGTTCTTTGCTCAACGTTTAAAGTACTCCCGCTACCGGCAACGAGTTCCAAAGAATAGTATAACGAATTAGAGTCCATTGTTTATGTAATAAACGACTATAAAACGGCGTAGATATTGGTTACCGTAACGTACCTGGTGTTTTAAACTACTTGCTAGCCAACATAACAGCTAACCAAAGCCTTCGGGTCGAAACGCTAGTTTGGTTGCTAATGACAACAAACACTGTTGCGCTGGTTGTCATAGCAAAGTGCCAGTTTgtgttccttttttcttttcttttgcaaaTGACATTTTAGTGTGAATATAACAgttaaaacagaaacaaaacagtaaTCGTTTCTGTTTGCATGTAGTGTTTATACAAACCAGACCACACGCGAGTCTAACTGCGGTCACGCCATCTGTGCTTCGGAGAACGCTTAAAAATATATTGCGCGTC
The Sander vitreus isolate 19-12246 chromosome 18, sanVit1, whole genome shotgun sequence genome window above contains:
- the rsph9 gene encoding radial spoke head protein 9 homolog, with amino-acid sequence MDSNSLYYSLELVAGSGSTLNVEQRTALQTSLVILKKNYKFHRVLFWGKILGLKEDYFIAQGKGEDELQDKKNLYSFNCMDWFLLPPATQSMIEKASKIKSRFIGDPSYVYEHIEIRRQGEDDTTEEVVTKVNEESRLAVTVHQIDDEASVVPRGAFVKSPHGLVQMNRSFGGLSHSEAAKLANFLHFSEAKNLKKKSILEMGDLNPAIDFLDVLSDDIPKGSWSLQLECASKVCVLRSLLWLGLSFYHVPMTPQHGYIYIGDGIKNLDLPFML